From a single Spongiibacter taiwanensis genomic region:
- a CDS encoding class I SAM-dependent methyltransferase, protein MDAHPALKDIRIVHDLLVLKKNHKLIRRMKRLLPEPEIHGYQVWESSFLIMDYLLKNPPKKGSKITEIGCGWGILSIFCAQKFGARVTAVDADKHVFPYLDAHATLNEVSINTKVALYQELTKKDLKGQKLMLGGDICFWDKLVKPLYSVIESAVDQKVGTIIIADPGRSPFHKLAKRCQKNFNAELLDWSTDHPKSGSGELLIIHS, encoded by the coding sequence ATGGACGCACATCCGGCACTAAAAGATATTCGCATCGTCCACGACCTGCTGGTCCTCAAGAAAAACCACAAACTCATCCGCCGGATGAAGCGCCTGCTCCCGGAGCCAGAAATTCACGGCTACCAGGTGTGGGAATCGTCCTTTCTGATTATGGATTACCTGCTCAAAAACCCGCCCAAGAAAGGCAGTAAGATCACCGAGATCGGCTGTGGCTGGGGCATTTTGAGTATTTTCTGTGCCCAGAAGTTTGGCGCCAGGGTCACCGCCGTCGATGCCGACAAGCATGTCTTCCCCTACCTGGACGCCCACGCCACCCTGAACGAGGTCAGCATTAACACCAAGGTCGCGCTTTACCAAGAGCTCACCAAGAAGGATCTCAAAGGGCAAAAGTTGATGCTGGGCGGGGATATCTGCTTCTGGGACAAGCTGGTAAAACCGCTGTACAGCGTCATCGAAAGCGCAGTAGACCAGAAAGTCGGCACCATTATTATTGCCGACCCGGGCCGCTCGCCCTTTCATAAACTGGCCAAACGCTGCCAGAAAAACTTCAACGCCGAGTTGCTGGACTGGTCAACCGATCACCCCAAATCCGGCAGCGGCGAGTTGCTGATCATCCACAGTTAG
- the ppk1 gene encoding polyphosphate kinase 1: protein MTDVSTEQTWIAKELSWLSFNERVLQEAADPKVPVIQRIRYLGIFSNNLDEFFRVRVADVRRLAAFSTPSKQEEYKLLLEEIRQNVLKLQRRFDGTYSALMKELQRRKIYLVNEKQLDDAQRDYVKRYFFSSIQQELEPILLDDVHPIPEMSDASIYLAIRLGFEGQTRFALLEVPTARLDRFIRIPSRKGKRGKVLITLENIIRVCLQEVFRGIFPLDSAEAYTIKLTRDAELELSEELTQTFVEKMAQSLKRRKKGDPVRFVYDSAMPNDLLEYLIKRLGLGRLDSMIPGGRYHNSKDFMRFPNLGPAYLELKPLPNIPHPDIAKAANILSCIREQDVLLYYPYHSFDYLTDFVKTAAIDPAVKDIKVSLYRVASNSHVVDALLNAVANHKEVTVVVELQARFDEEANIALSQRLTDGGVNVILGVPGLKVHGKLICITRQEGTVQRYYSHVGTGNFNEKTASLYTDFSLLTYDQEIGDEVAKVFDFIEYTYKRHQFKNLWVSPLNTRENLLALVDGEIANANEGKQCGITLKCNNLVDKELIDRLYAASAAGVPIRIIVRGMCSLAPGVPGLSDNIEAISIVDRYLEHPRVYVFRNGGEPRYFISSADLMTRNIDFRVEVSCPVNSKPLQKMIQNILDIQWADNVKARIVDATMSNHFRPRAKGVAMIRSQEQIHTYLSTGKLPRLPKLDYRSRNEAPVKRRKKAKGA, encoded by the coding sequence ATGACGGACGTCTCGACCGAGCAAACCTGGATTGCCAAGGAGCTGAGTTGGCTATCTTTTAACGAGCGGGTATTGCAGGAGGCGGCCGATCCTAAGGTGCCGGTGATTCAGCGAATTCGTTACCTGGGTATCTTCTCCAATAACCTGGACGAGTTTTTCCGCGTGCGGGTGGCCGATGTGCGCCGCCTGGCCGCCTTCTCTACCCCCTCCAAGCAGGAAGAGTACAAGCTGTTGCTGGAGGAAATTCGCCAGAACGTGCTCAAGCTGCAGCGCCGTTTTGACGGCACCTACAGTGCGCTGATGAAGGAATTGCAGCGCCGCAAAATTTATCTCGTTAACGAGAAGCAGCTCGATGATGCCCAGCGCGATTACGTAAAGCGCTATTTTTTCAGTTCTATTCAGCAGGAGCTGGAGCCGATCCTGCTGGACGATGTGCACCCCATTCCTGAAATGAGTGATGCGTCCATCTATCTGGCCATTCGCCTTGGATTTGAAGGGCAAACCCGCTTTGCCCTGCTCGAAGTGCCCACCGCTAGGCTAGATCGTTTTATCCGTATTCCCAGCCGCAAGGGTAAAAGAGGTAAGGTGCTGATCACTCTGGAGAACATCATTCGGGTGTGTTTGCAGGAAGTGTTTCGCGGCATCTTTCCGCTGGACAGCGCCGAAGCCTACACCATAAAGCTGACCCGGGACGCCGAGCTGGAATTGAGCGAAGAGCTGACCCAGACCTTTGTGGAAAAGATGGCCCAGAGTCTGAAGCGCCGAAAAAAGGGCGATCCGGTGCGCTTTGTTTACGACAGCGCCATGCCCAACGATTTGCTGGAATACCTGATCAAGCGGCTGGGCCTTGGTCGTCTCGACTCGATGATTCCCGGCGGTCGCTACCACAACTCCAAAGACTTTATGCGCTTTCCTAACCTGGGGCCGGCGTACCTGGAGCTCAAGCCGCTGCCCAATATTCCGCACCCCGATATTGCCAAGGCGGCGAATATTCTCAGCTGTATTCGGGAGCAGGATGTGCTGCTCTACTACCCCTATCACAGCTTTGATTACCTGACGGATTTTGTGAAAACAGCGGCAATCGACCCGGCGGTGAAGGACATCAAGGTGAGCTTGTACCGGGTTGCCTCTAACTCCCATGTGGTGGATGCATTGCTCAATGCGGTTGCCAATCACAAAGAAGTGACGGTGGTGGTGGAGCTGCAGGCCCGCTTTGACGAAGAGGCCAACATCGCGCTTTCCCAGCGTTTGACCGATGGTGGCGTTAACGTGATTCTTGGTGTGCCCGGCCTTAAGGTGCACGGCAAGTTGATTTGTATCACCCGCCAGGAAGGCACGGTTCAGCGGTACTACTCCCACGTGGGAACCGGCAACTTCAATGAAAAGACGGCGTCGCTCTACACCGATTTCAGCTTGCTGACCTACGATCAGGAGATTGGTGATGAGGTTGCCAAGGTCTTTGACTTTATTGAGTACACCTATAAGCGCCACCAATTTAAAAACCTGTGGGTGTCGCCGCTGAACACCCGGGAGAATCTGTTAGCCCTGGTGGATGGCGAGATCGCCAATGCCAACGAAGGCAAGCAGTGCGGTATTACCCTGAAGTGCAATAACCTGGTGGACAAAGAGTTAATTGATCGCCTTTATGCCGCTAGCGCTGCCGGTGTGCCCATCCGGATTATTGTGCGTGGCATGTGTTCGCTGGCTCCCGGTGTGCCCGGGCTGAGCGACAATATTGAGGCGATCAGTATTGTTGATCGCTACCTTGAACACCCGCGGGTATATGTTTTCCGTAATGGTGGCGAGCCGCGGTACTTTATTTCGTCGGCGGATTTGATGACGCGCAATATCGACTTCCGGGTGGAGGTCAGTTGCCCGGTCAACAGTAAGCCGCTGCAGAAGATGATTCAGAATATTCTGGATATTCAGTGGGCTGATAACGTCAAGGCGCGGATTGTGGATGCCACCATGAGCAATCACTTCCGTCCGCGGGCCAAGGGGGTGGCGATGATTCGGTCCCAGGAGCAGATTCACACGTACCTGTCGACAGGCAAATTGCCGCGTCTGCCCAAGCTGGATTACCGCTCTCGCAATGAGGCGCCGGTGAAGCGCCGCAAAAAAGCCAAGGGCGCTTAA
- a CDS encoding Ppx/GppA phosphatase family protein — protein sequence MAQNSELYAALDLGSNSFHLLIASVEDDNLKVIDRHKDMVRLAGGLDDNGNLSEESQRRALDSLAKMANRLSGVPKQRIRVVGTNTLRAANNAADFMAQAEAILGVPINIISGTEEARLVYLGVAKDFAPGERSRLVADIGGGSTEIVVGNHVPRLLESLPMGCVSFSMRYFPGGEISEKGFRRAVNAGRRLISPYVEQFKDQWQEAVGSSGTIRAIAKIMDEQKLSDAGYITKAGLDALKEQMLKVDHVNKLDIVGLSDDRDEVFPGGFSVLYALFQELDIQAMHVSTFAVREGIVYDLAGRLHHRNDTRDHTIQKLIAQFHIDGKQGDRVAALCERWFPTIQPHCQTPEEEALDLLRWSAQLHELGLAIAHGGYHKHGGYILSYADLPGFSRQEQARLSFLVLNHRRKPKPPSTLVYGVNPDWLLACVLRLACIFYRRRQTAPLREDITLTCESGTELSLTLPAGWMEDNPLVAADLDEEVELLKKGTDIKLTIRVSDDHAVTTRASG from the coding sequence ATGGCCCAAAACAGCGAGTTGTACGCAGCCCTGGACCTGGGCTCCAATAGCTTTCACCTGCTGATCGCCAGCGTTGAAGATGACAATCTCAAAGTGATTGATCGTCACAAGGACATGGTGAGACTGGCCGGGGGCCTCGACGATAACGGCAACCTCAGCGAAGAATCCCAGCGCCGGGCGCTGGATAGCCTGGCCAAAATGGCCAACCGCCTCAGCGGCGTTCCCAAACAGCGCATCCGGGTAGTGGGCACCAACACCCTGCGCGCCGCCAACAATGCCGCCGACTTTATGGCTCAGGCCGAGGCCATACTGGGTGTGCCAATCAATATCATCTCGGGCACTGAAGAGGCTCGCCTGGTTTACCTCGGCGTTGCCAAGGATTTTGCCCCCGGCGAGCGCAGTCGCCTGGTTGCCGACATCGGCGGCGGCTCAACCGAAATTGTGGTCGGCAACCACGTTCCCCGCTTGCTGGAAAGCTTGCCCATGGGCTGCGTCAGCTTCAGCATGCGCTACTTCCCCGGCGGGGAAATCAGCGAAAAGGGCTTTCGCCGGGCGGTCAATGCGGGTCGCCGCCTGATATCACCCTATGTCGAGCAATTCAAAGATCAATGGCAGGAAGCCGTCGGCTCGTCGGGCACCATTCGCGCCATCGCCAAAATCATGGATGAGCAAAAGCTCAGTGACGCCGGCTACATTACCAAGGCAGGGCTGGATGCACTCAAAGAACAGATGCTCAAGGTCGACCACGTCAACAAGCTCGACATCGTAGGCTTGAGCGATGACCGGGATGAGGTCTTTCCCGGCGGTTTCTCGGTGCTGTATGCCCTGTTCCAGGAACTCGACATTCAAGCCATGCACGTGTCCACCTTCGCCGTACGCGAAGGCATTGTGTATGACCTGGCCGGGCGCCTGCACCACCGCAACGACACCCGGGACCACACCATCCAGAAACTCATCGCCCAGTTTCATATCGATGGCAAACAAGGGGATCGGGTCGCGGCCCTGTGCGAGCGCTGGTTCCCCACCATCCAGCCTCACTGCCAAACCCCCGAAGAAGAAGCACTCGACCTGCTCCGCTGGAGCGCCCAGCTCCACGAACTCGGCTTGGCCATTGCCCACGGCGGCTACCACAAACACGGCGGCTACATCCTCAGCTACGCCGACCTGCCCGGCTTTTCACGACAGGAACAGGCGCGCTTAAGCTTTCTGGTATTGAACCACCGCCGCAAGCCGAAGCCCCCCTCCACCCTGGTCTATGGCGTCAATCCCGACTGGCTGTTGGCCTGTGTGTTGCGCCTCGCCTGCATTTTTTACCGCCGGCGCCAAACCGCCCCCCTGCGTGAAGACATCACCCTCACTTGCGAGAGCGGCACCGAGCTCTCCCTTACGCTCCCTGCGGGCTGGATGGAGGACAACCCCCTGGTTGCCGCCGATCTCGACGAAGAGGTCGAGCTGCTGAAAAAAGGCACCGACATCAAGTTGACCATTCGTGTCAGCGACGACCACGCCGTCACCACCCGCGCGAGCGGCTAG
- the brnA gene encoding type II toxin-antitoxin system BrnA family antitoxin produces MMNSDFFDRKFNDNEADVLDELDLSTAVHPNRRSTEVVLALPAAMVERLDIEAERLGVTRENLIKQWLAERLGSTSGHSRGY; encoded by the coding sequence ATGATGAACAGCGATTTCTTCGACAGAAAATTTAACGACAATGAGGCCGATGTTCTCGACGAGCTGGATCTGTCTACTGCTGTTCATCCCAACCGACGTTCAACTGAGGTGGTTCTCGCGCTACCCGCTGCCATGGTTGAGCGCCTCGATATCGAGGCCGAGCGGCTAGGTGTGACGCGAGAGAATCTTATCAAGCAATGGCTTGCGGAGAGGCTCGGGAGTACCTCGGGTCATAGCCGAGGCTACTAA
- the hsdR gene encoding type I restriction-modification system endonuclease produces the protein MPLDAQDNNKSNFWFLEEHQSILLQLTTSAENAFYSDPNTTLIKLRQFGEALAQDLAMRAGIEFDNTTSQADLLGRLSREIGLDAEIRNLLHTLRIEGNKATHEFQTQHREAMLGLKAARALAVWFHRSFGKQGSAFKPGPFAPPTDPSQKLRDLQTQIDQLNAELQSHSEQEGLAQQRDSLLAQEREEYQQLAELMDQEARKFEQQAKDAERALAQQKQQFEAQIAALKAQITAGNSPPDLQRSAVATQTQQASATLVLDEELTRVFIDQMLQDAGWEADTQALTYKSGTRPEKGKNKAIAEWPTATGPADYVLFAGLVPIAVVEAKRENKNVAGMIPQAERYAKGFKPAAEYTPAWQYQGLTIAWPDDADGHYQIPFVYACNGRDYIKQLEEQSGTWFRDVRASSNVSGALQGFHSPDGLLDKLTRDRQQAEQKLSTEGFDYLGLRDYQEKAIKAVEAAIANNQRECLLAMATGTGKTRTIIGLMYRFLKAERFKRILFLVDRSALGTQAQDAFNEAQLEQNQPLSKIYNVNELGDMAPEAETRVQVATVQSMVKRIFHADTPPPVDQFDCIIVDEAHRGYTLDQDMTDGELAVRDASQYLSSYRRVLDYFDAVKVGLTATPAKHTSDIFGKPVYTYSYREAVADDWLIDHEPPIRYETLLTQNGITFVKGELVQAINTATGEVESSELEDDLGFEVEAFNKRVINENFNRVICQQLAQELDPFGDEKSMIFCATDLHADMVKRLLDEAFVDVYNGEYKQSAVAKITGQSDKVSQLIARYKNERYPNIAITVDLLTTGIDVPKIAHLVFLRRVRSRILYEQMIGRATRRCDEIGKTVFRIYDPVDIYAALEAVSTMKPLVKNPNISLEQLCEELTDPTKLEAGLNAPGDTPEQSQADVALSQLGQRVMQVLRKASSKADSNPKVKAKLEELQYSWGVEPAKLHQHLHTLGPRQAANFLNQHSGFLNQLAQVKQLLGSERMPVISEHEDEFMVREQNYGKHKRPEDYLDSFNDFIRRELNQSAALSAVVTRPRDLTREQLKEIRLLLDNNGYTEASLRSAWRQQTNQDIAASILGHIRRAALGEAMIPFEQRVHTALQNILSSHNWSPVQRKWLERLGKQLTHEVVIDQDTINQLPAFTGGARQLDKILGDQLDNVLEAINDSLWEAS, from the coding sequence ATGCCACTCGACGCCCAAGATAACAACAAGTCCAACTTCTGGTTTCTAGAAGAACACCAAAGCATTCTGCTGCAACTCACCACCTCGGCCGAGAACGCGTTCTACTCTGACCCCAACACCACCCTGATTAAACTGCGCCAATTTGGCGAGGCACTGGCTCAGGATTTGGCCATGCGGGCCGGAATCGAGTTTGACAACACCACCAGCCAGGCCGACTTGCTGGGCCGCCTCAGCCGCGAGATTGGCCTGGACGCCGAAATCCGCAACCTGCTCCACACCCTGCGCATTGAGGGCAACAAAGCCACCCACGAATTCCAAACCCAACACCGGGAGGCCATGCTCGGCCTCAAAGCGGCCCGCGCGCTGGCGGTCTGGTTTCATCGCTCATTTGGTAAACAGGGCAGTGCGTTCAAGCCTGGTCCCTTTGCTCCGCCGACCGATCCAAGCCAGAAGCTGCGGGACCTGCAAACTCAGATTGACCAGCTCAACGCCGAGCTTCAAAGCCACAGCGAGCAGGAAGGGCTCGCCCAACAACGCGATAGTCTGCTTGCCCAGGAGCGAGAGGAATACCAGCAACTGGCCGAACTGATGGATCAGGAAGCCCGGAAGTTTGAGCAGCAGGCAAAGGATGCCGAGCGTGCGCTGGCCCAACAGAAGCAACAATTCGAGGCCCAGATTGCCGCCCTGAAAGCCCAGATCACGGCGGGCAACTCACCACCAGACCTGCAGCGCAGCGCCGTCGCCACTCAGACCCAGCAGGCCAGCGCTACACTCGTGCTGGACGAAGAACTGACCCGCGTATTTATTGATCAGATGCTGCAGGATGCAGGCTGGGAGGCCGACACTCAGGCCCTCACCTACAAATCCGGCACTCGCCCCGAAAAAGGCAAAAACAAGGCAATTGCCGAATGGCCCACCGCTACCGGCCCCGCCGATTACGTATTATTTGCCGGGCTCGTTCCGATCGCCGTGGTAGAAGCCAAGCGGGAAAACAAGAACGTAGCGGGAATGATCCCTCAAGCTGAGCGCTACGCCAAAGGCTTCAAGCCCGCCGCCGAATACACGCCCGCTTGGCAGTATCAGGGACTAACCATTGCCTGGCCCGACGATGCCGACGGCCACTACCAAATCCCCTTCGTCTATGCCTGCAATGGCCGGGACTACATCAAACAACTTGAGGAACAATCCGGCACCTGGTTTCGGGATGTGCGGGCGTCGAGCAACGTCAGCGGCGCCCTGCAAGGCTTCCACAGCCCCGACGGCCTGCTCGACAAACTGACCCGCGACCGACAGCAGGCGGAGCAAAAACTCAGCACCGAGGGCTTCGACTACCTCGGCCTGCGGGACTACCAGGAAAAAGCCATCAAGGCCGTGGAAGCGGCCATCGCCAACAACCAGCGGGAATGCCTGTTGGCCATGGCCACCGGCACCGGCAAAACCCGCACTATCATCGGCCTGATGTACCGCTTCCTTAAAGCCGAGCGTTTCAAACGCATTCTGTTTCTGGTGGACCGCAGCGCCCTGGGCACCCAGGCGCAAGATGCCTTTAATGAGGCCCAACTGGAGCAGAACCAGCCCCTCTCCAAAATCTACAACGTCAACGAGCTGGGCGACATGGCCCCCGAGGCCGAAACCCGGGTGCAGGTCGCCACCGTCCAGTCTATGGTCAAGCGGATATTCCACGCCGATACCCCGCCACCCGTAGACCAATTCGACTGCATTATTGTGGACGAGGCCCACCGGGGTTACACCCTCGACCAAGACATGACCGACGGCGAGCTGGCGGTGCGGGATGCCAGCCAGTACCTGTCCAGCTATCGCCGGGTGCTGGACTACTTCGACGCGGTCAAGGTCGGCCTCACCGCCACCCCCGCCAAGCACACCAGCGATATTTTCGGCAAACCGGTATACACCTACTCCTACCGGGAAGCCGTGGCGGATGACTGGCTGATCGACCACGAACCACCCATTCGCTACGAAACCCTGCTCACCCAAAATGGCATCACCTTTGTAAAAGGCGAGCTGGTGCAGGCCATCAACACCGCCACCGGCGAGGTGGAATCATCAGAACTGGAAGACGACCTGGGCTTTGAAGTGGAAGCCTTCAACAAGCGGGTGATCAACGAGAATTTCAATCGGGTCATCTGCCAACAGCTGGCCCAGGAGCTGGACCCCTTTGGCGACGAGAAGAGCATGATCTTCTGCGCCACCGACCTCCACGCCGATATGGTCAAGCGCTTGCTGGATGAAGCCTTTGTCGATGTGTACAACGGTGAATACAAACAATCGGCGGTGGCCAAGATCACCGGCCAGAGCGACAAGGTCAGCCAGCTGATTGCCCGCTACAAGAATGAACGCTACCCCAATATCGCCATTACCGTGGACCTGCTTACCACCGGCATCGACGTACCCAAAATCGCTCACTTGGTGTTCTTGCGCCGGGTACGCTCACGGATTCTTTATGAGCAGATGATTGGCCGTGCCACCCGCCGCTGCGATGAAATCGGCAAGACCGTTTTCCGCATTTACGACCCAGTGGATATCTACGCCGCGCTAGAAGCCGTTTCCACCATGAAGCCCCTGGTGAAAAACCCCAACATCAGCCTGGAGCAGCTCTGCGAGGAACTCACCGACCCCACCAAACTAGAAGCCGGATTGAACGCCCCCGGCGATACCCCGGAGCAAAGCCAGGCCGATGTGGCGCTGAGCCAATTGGGGCAAAGGGTGATGCAGGTGCTTCGCAAGGCCAGTAGCAAAGCCGACAGCAACCCCAAGGTCAAAGCCAAACTTGAAGAGCTGCAATATAGCTGGGGCGTCGAGCCCGCAAAACTGCACCAGCACCTTCACACCCTTGGCCCGCGCCAGGCCGCCAATTTTCTCAACCAACACAGTGGCTTTCTGAATCAGCTCGCCCAGGTCAAACAACTGCTGGGCAGCGAGCGCATGCCGGTAATCTCCGAGCATGAAGACGAGTTTATGGTGCGGGAGCAAAACTACGGCAAGCACAAACGCCCAGAAGACTATCTGGACAGCTTCAATGACTTTATCCGTCGGGAGTTAAACCAGTCCGCCGCCCTCAGCGCCGTGGTCACCCGGCCAAGAGACCTGACACGGGAACAGCTCAAAGAAATCCGCCTATTACTGGATAACAACGGCTACACCGAGGCCAGCCTGCGCAGCGCCTGGCGCCAGCAAACCAACCAGGATATTGCCGCCAGCATTCTCGGCCATATCCGCCGGGCCGCCCTGGGCGAGGCGATGATTCCGTTTGAGCAGCGGGTACACACCGCCCTACAGAACATTCTCAGCAGCCACAACTGGAGCCCCGTCCAGCGCAAATGGCTTGAGCGCCTTGGCAAGCAACTTACCCATGAAGTGGTTATCGACCAGGACACCATCAACCAACTACCCGCCTTTACCGGTGGCGCCAGGCAGCTGGATAAAATCCTGGGGGATCAGCTGGACAATGTGCTTGAGGCGATCAACGACAGCCTGTGGGAGGCGTCTTGA
- the fic gene encoding protein adenylyltransferase Fic gives MTWRADHPYNALPPLPPSVEHTESVAVLKACIPARAALAELKQAGELLPNQGLLINLLPLLEAKDSSEIENIVTTTDKLFQYANEDDSADPATREALRYRRALSTGFRKLSERPLTTNTAIEICSTIKSVNMQVRRVPGTKLMNPASGEIIYTPPEGEAQLQTLLSNWEQFLHADDGLDPLIKMAIAHYQFEAIHPFTDGNGRTGRVLNILYLIQQGLLSLPILYLSRYIVQNKADYYRLLLGVTREQDWQNWILYMLAAVRETAKWTSAKIAATRQLIELTSYHVQTQLPKIYSFELVQLIFQQPYCRINNLVDANIAKRQTASSYLKQLCDIGVLEERQVGKEKLFIHSKLVTLYSHDSNAIQDYPKP, from the coding sequence ATGACATGGCGCGCCGATCACCCATACAATGCCCTGCCACCCCTCCCCCCCTCGGTGGAACACACAGAAAGCGTTGCCGTACTCAAGGCCTGTATACCCGCTCGCGCCGCGCTGGCAGAGCTAAAACAGGCTGGGGAGCTATTACCCAATCAAGGCCTGTTAATCAATCTGCTGCCACTGCTAGAAGCAAAAGACTCCTCCGAGATAGAGAACATCGTCACCACCACCGACAAGCTATTCCAGTACGCCAACGAAGATGACAGCGCCGACCCTGCTACTCGCGAAGCCCTGCGCTATCGCCGGGCACTGTCTACCGGCTTTAGAAAGTTAAGTGAGCGACCGCTAACCACCAATACTGCCATCGAAATTTGCAGCACAATCAAGTCGGTGAACATGCAGGTACGCCGTGTACCGGGCACCAAATTGATGAACCCGGCAAGCGGCGAAATCATTTACACGCCCCCCGAGGGAGAAGCTCAACTGCAGACCCTGCTGAGCAACTGGGAGCAATTCCTCCATGCCGACGATGGCCTCGACCCGCTGATAAAGATGGCCATAGCCCATTACCAATTTGAAGCAATCCACCCCTTCACCGATGGAAACGGTCGCACCGGGCGAGTGCTCAATATTCTTTATCTCATTCAGCAGGGCCTCCTCAGCTTACCCATCCTGTATTTGAGCCGCTACATTGTGCAGAACAAGGCGGACTACTACCGGCTACTCCTGGGCGTCACCCGGGAACAAGACTGGCAGAACTGGATTCTTTACATGCTCGCCGCCGTGCGAGAGACCGCAAAATGGACCAGCGCCAAAATCGCGGCAACCCGGCAGCTTATTGAGCTAACCAGCTACCATGTACAAACCCAGCTACCAAAGATTTACAGCTTCGAATTAGTCCAGCTGATTTTTCAACAACCCTATTGCCGCATAAACAACCTGGTCGATGCCAATATAGCCAAGCGCCAAACCGCCTCCAGTTACCTCAAGCAGCTCTGCGATATCGGCGTATTGGAAGAGCGCCAAGTCGGCAAGGAAAAGCTCTTTATCCACTCAAAATTAGTGACGCTCTACAGCCACGATAGCAACGCCATACAGGACTACCCCAAACCATGA